One genomic region from Rosa rugosa chromosome 1, drRosRugo1.1, whole genome shotgun sequence encodes:
- the LOC133726869 gene encoding uncharacterized protein LOC133726869, translating into MKREHMLLTLLISWPKQPGNDIDVYLEPLIDDLKLLWEGVSGVYDARQSEYFTLRGLLFWTINDFPAYGNLSGSIVKGYNACHICLEKTKPTRLVNGGKMAYIVHRRFLGRNHPYRRQKVAFDNFPEHSPSPVPLSGEEVLERVEQEFLPVRHCLDVMHIEKNVCDSLIGTLLNIPGKTKDGVKTQLDLVEMGIRLGLRPDLEGPKERLPMVPEDYSSNISNLVSMDDLRLGGLKSYDCHALMQQLLPVAIRGVLEKSVGIVVIRLCLFFNEICRKTIDVSRLQKIQSELVETLCELEKYFPPSFFDIMVHLTVHLVREVELLGPVCFQWIYPFEKYMKICKGYVRNRNRLEGCIAKCCIAEETVEFLAELFIYEKIVGIPSDTHKEDKPTLGATIVSIYGKIFDQVHLYVLQNTDEFRSYFVISINTSCKVAVQLSEPNANILQIIRWLSDKPRNEVPTFSGYRIAGVQYNTNKRDDLRSTQNSSVYLLAETLQHIFYVQNPIDPMWSVVLRILARDYNDFEVEDELGDTVIAHHPITTIMPSIELPSNLPNEDEVGYMREGEEDIVVDG; encoded by the exons ATGAAGAGGGAACACATGTTGTTAACTCTATTGATTTCTTGGCCAAAACAACCAGGAAATGACATCGATGTCTACTTGGAACCTTTGATAGACGACTTGAAGCTATTATGGGAAGGAGTTAGTGGTGTCTACGATGCAAGACAAAGTGAATACTTTACTCTTAGAGGTTTACTATTCTGGACAATCAACGATTTTCCAGCTTATGGTAACCTTTCTGGGAGTATAGTTAAAGGGTATAATGCATGCCATATTTGTcttgaaaaaacaaaaccaacaagACTAGTTAATGGAGGGAAAATGGCCTACATCGTGCATCGGAGATTTTTAGGAAGAAACCATCCTTATCGAAGGCAAAAGGTTGCTTTCGACAACTTTCCAGAACATTCTCCCTCACCTGTTCCTTTGAGTGGGGAAGAAGTACTAGAAAGGGTGGAGCAAGAA TTTCTCCCTGTTCGGCACTGCCTTGATGTGATGCATATAGAGAAAAATGTATGCGATAGTCTCATAGGAACCTTGTTGAATATTCCTGGAAAAACAAAGGATGGGGTGAAAACTCAGTTGGATCTGGTAGAAATGGGTATTAGATTAGGATTAAGGCCTGATCTCGAAGGTCCCAAGGAGCGCTTGCCAATG GTTCCTGAAGACTATTCTTCTAACATATCAAACTTGGTTTCCATGGATGATTTAAGACTTGGTGGACTTAAATCCTATGATTGTCATGCCTTAATGCAACAACTCCTCCCAGTTGCCATCCGAGGTGTGCTTGAAAAGTCGGTCGGAATTGTTGTGATCAGGTTATGCCTATTTTTTAATGAAATCTGCAGAAAGACTATCGATGTGTCAAGGCTGCAGAAAATCCAAAGTGAACTTGTTGAAACATTGTGTGAGCTGGAAAAGTACTTTCCCCCATCCTTTTTTGACATAATGGTTCATCTAACGGTTCACCTAGTTAGAGAGGTGGAGTTACTTGGACCGGTTTGCTTTCAATGGATATATCCCTTCGAGAAGTACATGAAGATTTGCAAAGGATATGTTCGAAATAGAAATCGGCTAGAAGGTTGCATTGCGAAGTGTTGTATTGCTGAAGAGACAGTTGAGTTTTTAGCAGAACTTTTTATCTATGAAAAAATTGTTGGGATCCCATCTGACACTCACAAAGAGGACAAGCCTACCTTAGGTGCTACAATTGTTAGTATTTACGGCAAGATATTCGACCAAGTTCATCTCTACGTGCTTCAAAACACGGATGAATTCAGGAGCTATTTTGTGATTTCTATTAATACTTCATGTAAA GTTGCTGTTCAACTGAGTGAACCAAATGCTAACATCCTTCAGATTATCAGGTGGCTTTCAGATAAACCAAGAAATGAAGTACCAACGTTCAGTGGTTACCGAATTGCAGGAGTTCAGTATAACACAAATAAGCGCGATGATCTTAGATCGACGCAAAACAGTAGTGTCTACTTGCTTGCTGAGACACTGCAA CATATCTTTTATGTTCAAAACCCTATAGATCCAATGTGGTCAGTAGTTCTAAGAATTCTTGCTAGGGATTACAATGACTTTGAGGTTGAAGATGAGCTTGGGGACACTGTTATTGCTCACCATCCCATCACCACTATTATGCCATCTATTGAGTTACCTAGTAACTTACCGAACGAGGATGAAGTGGGTTACATGAGGGAAGGGGAGGAGGATATAGTTGTTGATGGATAA